The Polypterus senegalus isolate Bchr_013 chromosome 9, ASM1683550v1, whole genome shotgun sequence genome includes a window with the following:
- the si:dkey-191c17.2 gene encoding uncharacterized protein si:dkey-191c17.2: MTMTKTDKKGAFTVNVEERYWLSEHSESRLRQLGATCVEEVTTMVDYYDDETFQLASQQIWLSRHNGQWRLILGSGPSPNVGSKTVPTGPAASCEEHKSIETSPNASAVPHEKHQDPKLLDTLYCELTGHQEIIEQLAHHLHIALTTQEAMVMAPEGFLQMAGIQHYGSHQSHRRATYKLQDCCTVVIQDEESSDRRAAVVTMEADVLNIVSELERLEEIATQLELLPIGGEELMPELEIQLKK; encoded by the coding sequence atgacaatgacaaagaCAGACAAGAAGGGGGCCTTCACCGTGAACGTCGAAGAACGCTACTGGTTGAGTGAACACAGTGAATCGCGGCTCCGTCAGCTTGGTGCCACATGCGTAGAGGAGGTGACCACCATGGTCGACTACTACGACGATGAGACCTTTCAGCTGGCCTCTCAGCAGATCTGGCTAAGTCGGCACAATGGGCAGTGGCGCTTGATCCTGGGCAGTGGGCCGAGCCCCAACGTGGGCAGCAAAACCGTGCCCACTGGTCCTGCTGCCAGTTGTGAAGAACACAAAAGCATTGAAACTTCACCCAATGCATCTGCAGTGCCACATGAGAAGCACCAGGACCCAAAGCTCTTGGACACACTTTACTGTGAGCTGACCGGGCACCAGGAGATCATTGAGCAGCTGGCACACCATCTCCACATCGCTCTGACAACACAGGAGGCCATGGTGATGGCGCCTGAAGGTTTCCTTCAGATGGCAGGAATCCAGCACTACGGAAGCCACCAGAGCCACCGGAGGGCCACCTACAAACTGCAAGACTGCTGTACCGTGGTCATACAGGACGAGGAGTCCAGCGACAGGCGCGCAGCGGTGGTCACCATGGAGGCGGACGTGCTAAACATAGTCAGCGAGCTGGAGAGGCTGGAGGAGATCGCCACCCAACTGGAACTGCTGCCCATTGGAGGAGAGGAGCTGATGCCAGAGCTAGAGATACAACTGAAAAAGTAA